From Micromonospora rifamycinica, a single genomic window includes:
- a CDS encoding sigma-70 family RNA polymerase sigma factor has product MATATRSSTSFPPALVDELREIVDRHDRNRVQSLVTAFVARHRLTHGDVDDLLMVLTRQRASGYQAVSSSGSVVQPSMSPDLAPADVAGSHVAGGGPHEFSTASGAAPGQSPDEATADDGPDWLFGDAPEQPVSSASDGAVGVAFEDLLGDWSRTGGKLTRAEVALVATRRALSAGQHGELLRLLEGAGVELPAAADTRPARSAVKGYELHGDTIRQYLGTIGRYRLIGAEREVELWSLMKQGESARRTLEVGWGELSRAERRALRHRIEEGREAHAELVCANLRLVVSIAKAKQYDGRGLEFADRIQEGNLGLMHAAHLFDGSKGYKFSTYATWWIRQHIERGIANYGRTVRIPVHFMEQMRKVDKAVRTLTARLDRAPTLSELADETGLDPGKVQATLDHSRPEVSLDDLLGDEGDLRRSDLLVAEQERDGRTDPAEIVCHAMFHADVEYTLRQALPERAVCVLRRRFGLGTYEQETLDEIGAHYGVTRERIRQIQAKALKTLREHPAAAALRAYVTEAPLAVVSRSGDEEKT; this is encoded by the coding sequence GCCTGACTCATGGAGATGTCGATGACCTGCTGATGGTATTGACCAGGCAGCGAGCGTCGGGTTACCAGGCGGTTTCGTCGAGCGGTTCCGTGGTCCAGCCTTCCATGTCGCCCGACCTCGCACCCGCGGACGTGGCCGGAAGCCACGTGGCTGGAGGTGGACCGCACGAGTTCTCGACTGCAAGTGGGGCGGCCCCGGGGCAGTCGCCGGACGAGGCGACGGCTGACGACGGCCCGGACTGGCTGTTCGGTGATGCTCCCGAGCAGCCAGTCTCGTCGGCATCCGACGGGGCGGTGGGGGTGGCGTTCGAGGATCTACTCGGTGACTGGTCTCGCACTGGGGGGAAGCTGACGCGCGCCGAGGTCGCCTTGGTCGCGACACGACGGGCACTGTCCGCAGGACAACACGGCGAACTGCTGCGTCTGCTGGAGGGAGCCGGCGTCGAGTTGCCCGCTGCCGCCGACACGCGTCCTGCCAGATCCGCCGTGAAGGGCTACGAGCTGCACGGGGACACGATCCGCCAGTATTTGGGGACCATCGGCCGGTACCGGCTGATCGGTGCCGAGCGTGAGGTGGAACTGTGGTCGCTGATGAAGCAGGGCGAGTCGGCACGACGCACACTCGAAGTCGGGTGGGGCGAACTGTCGCGCGCGGAGCGGCGAGCCTTGCGTCACCGGATCGAGGAAGGCCGTGAAGCGCACGCCGAGCTGGTGTGTGCGAATCTGCGGCTCGTGGTGTCGATCGCGAAAGCCAAGCAGTACGACGGCAGGGGTCTCGAGTTCGCCGATCGGATCCAGGAGGGCAACCTGGGACTGATGCACGCGGCCCACCTCTTCGACGGCTCCAAGGGATACAAGTTCTCGACCTATGCGACCTGGTGGATAAGGCAGCACATCGAACGCGGCATCGCCAACTACGGCCGCACGGTCCGCATACCCGTCCATTTCATGGAGCAGATGCGGAAGGTCGACAAGGCCGTCCGCACACTCACGGCGCGACTCGATCGGGCACCCACGCTGTCGGAACTCGCCGACGAGACGGGACTGGATCCCGGCAAGGTGCAGGCGACGTTGGACCACTCACGTCCAGAGGTCAGTCTCGACGATCTACTCGGTGACGAGGGCGACCTACGTCGGTCGGACCTCCTCGTCGCCGAGCAGGAGCGTGACGGCCGCACGGACCCGGCGGAGATCGTCTGCCATGCGATGTTCCATGCGGACGTCGAGTACACCCTGCGGCAGGCGCTGCCGGAGCGAGCCGTGTGCGTGCTTAGACGACGGTTCGGCCTCGGCACCTACGAGCAGGAAACCCTCGACGAGATCGGAGCCCACTACGGTGTCACCCGCGAGCGGATCCGACAGATTCAGGCGAAGGCGTTGAAGACGCTTCGGGAGCACCCGGCCGCGGCGGCGCTGCGCGCGTACGTGACCGAGGCACCCCTGGCCGTGGTTTCCCGGAGTGGTGACGAGGAGAAGACGTGA
- a CDS encoding helicase-related protein, with translation MTSYGKGQPLAEACDRFVTWLDGRVVAAGRGDGLERLEVAPSGTFWLGRLACEDEVRKGVGDDRSERLDPCAIGVRFRPEGPAPWSATVTVRARAWVKDPKDGPDPERRWWRSGLVEEKVPLVVDAAGGTFGAKQLEGAFAAVGAPGLCAEVRVEVEDWHRRPELVVQLVNTSPQKAPGLTDSHIYETQLEVAGLSTVPFELEALPDSFRYDRRVPAYGINVGVEMVAPGVFRTTDTVGVQTFRPEYWNSPRPQPDLSFARLAADPIPVLTDLVDALDEYDRTHWSTVALDERHLADGWTDAMRAEADRSAADVFDELARLRAGLELVRTRPEIRRSFQLMNEAIGLSAKGRGYRTWRAFQVGFLLSAIRFLAEPAEEADHVDTVWFATGGGKTETYLGLLLTTAFFDRLTGKRTGVTAWSRFPLRLLSLQQTQRFADALAGAELVRRQQDDLRRSAPFSLGFLVGQAGTPNKIVPKPENDEIGPDSPGMPEKYRVLLHCPFCRDERLSMKFDRKRWKLEHHCTNQACPWQRGPLPVYVVDQEVFRFLPTVVVGTLDKAASIGLQQAMRGLIGPPQKLCSEEWHGFTYSTRSKSPNGCLVPDCQGTLKALPMAAERFGPSLRLQDELHLLRDSLGAVDSHYESLLDHLQDKLCGTRAKIVASSATLTGYDHQVRILYRRKGRVFPQPGPRAGESFWTAPVTAKLRRFVAVAPRGVTLEHVSDRTLDALQRCVRELLNDPRTVCAEAGIDPGHAEKLLSIYGTDVVYGSTLYDVEAAGRSLGSNNTVDGINVEQLTGQTDFDEVRNILERLEKPEDAFEDRIHVIAASSMLSHGVDVDRLNTMVMLGLPLTTAEFIQTTARVGRRYPGLVYVLHKIGRERDAQTFRHFDKYVSQGDRFVDAIPITRRSRRVLALTMPGVVAARILMLVEPASKQRLSTPLKLRQYARDAGLTPADEAASVAAVLGFDGPEDSLHQQQIVEWVQEWFADLEDPASKARFIGEIGSPSPMTSLRDVEAQAPIHD, from the coding sequence GTGACGAGCTACGGCAAGGGTCAGCCGCTGGCGGAGGCGTGCGACCGATTCGTCACTTGGCTGGATGGTCGAGTGGTGGCGGCTGGCCGGGGTGACGGTCTGGAACGGTTGGAGGTAGCGCCCTCCGGAACGTTCTGGCTCGGCCGATTGGCCTGCGAGGACGAGGTTCGCAAGGGTGTGGGCGACGACCGGTCGGAGCGCCTGGACCCGTGCGCGATCGGTGTCCGGTTCCGTCCGGAGGGGCCGGCACCGTGGTCGGCGACGGTGACGGTACGGGCTCGGGCGTGGGTGAAGGATCCCAAGGACGGTCCCGATCCCGAGCGCCGGTGGTGGAGGAGCGGTCTGGTCGAGGAGAAGGTCCCGCTCGTCGTTGACGCGGCCGGGGGGACCTTCGGTGCCAAGCAGTTGGAGGGTGCTTTCGCAGCGGTCGGTGCACCCGGATTGTGCGCAGAGGTACGCGTCGAGGTAGAGGACTGGCACCGCAGGCCCGAACTGGTGGTGCAGCTGGTGAACACCAGCCCGCAGAAGGCCCCGGGGCTGACCGATTCCCATATCTACGAGACGCAGTTGGAGGTGGCGGGGCTCAGCACGGTGCCGTTCGAGCTGGAGGCCCTGCCGGACAGCTTCCGCTACGACCGGCGGGTGCCGGCATACGGCATCAACGTGGGCGTCGAGATGGTGGCTCCCGGGGTGTTCCGTACCACTGACACGGTCGGTGTGCAGACCTTCCGGCCGGAGTACTGGAACAGCCCTCGTCCCCAGCCCGATCTTTCCTTTGCTCGCCTCGCCGCCGATCCGATCCCGGTCCTCACCGACCTGGTGGACGCACTCGACGAATACGACCGAACGCACTGGTCCACGGTCGCCTTGGACGAACGCCACCTGGCCGATGGCTGGACGGATGCGATGCGCGCCGAAGCGGACCGGTCCGCTGCCGACGTGTTCGACGAGCTCGCCCGGCTGCGTGCCGGCCTGGAGCTGGTCCGGACGCGCCCGGAGATCCGACGCTCGTTCCAGCTCATGAACGAGGCGATCGGGCTGAGCGCCAAGGGGCGTGGTTACCGTACGTGGCGCGCGTTCCAGGTGGGATTCCTGCTCTCTGCCATCCGGTTCCTCGCCGAGCCGGCTGAGGAGGCCGATCACGTCGACACCGTGTGGTTCGCCACCGGCGGTGGCAAGACCGAGACGTATCTGGGTCTCCTGCTGACCACGGCGTTCTTCGACCGGTTGACCGGGAAGCGTACGGGTGTGACCGCGTGGTCGCGCTTCCCGCTACGCCTGCTGAGCCTGCAGCAGACCCAGCGTTTCGCCGATGCGCTCGCTGGGGCGGAACTGGTCCGCCGACAACAGGATGATCTCCGGCGTAGCGCTCCGTTCAGTCTCGGCTTCCTCGTCGGTCAGGCCGGCACCCCGAATAAGATCGTTCCCAAGCCGGAGAACGACGAGATCGGACCGGACAGCCCGGGAATGCCGGAGAAGTACCGGGTGCTGCTGCACTGCCCGTTCTGCCGGGACGAACGCCTGAGCATGAAGTTCGACCGGAAGCGATGGAAGCTGGAGCACCACTGCACCAACCAGGCGTGCCCCTGGCAGCGGGGTCCGCTACCGGTCTACGTCGTCGACCAGGAGGTGTTCCGCTTCCTGCCGACGGTGGTCGTCGGCACGCTCGACAAGGCGGCGTCGATCGGCCTGCAGCAGGCCATGCGAGGGCTCATCGGTCCGCCGCAGAAGCTCTGCTCCGAGGAGTGGCACGGGTTCACCTACTCGACCCGGTCGAAGTCCCCCAACGGCTGCCTCGTTCCCGACTGCCAAGGCACCCTCAAGGCGCTGCCAATGGCCGCGGAGCGGTTCGGTCCGTCGCTTCGCCTGCAGGACGAGCTGCACCTGCTACGCGACAGCCTGGGCGCGGTCGACTCGCACTACGAGAGCCTGTTGGACCATCTGCAGGACAAGCTGTGCGGCACCCGCGCCAAGATCGTCGCCAGTAGTGCGACCCTGACCGGGTACGACCACCAGGTCAGGATCCTGTATCGGCGCAAGGGGCGAGTCTTCCCGCAGCCGGGGCCCCGAGCAGGCGAGTCCTTCTGGACCGCGCCGGTCACCGCCAAACTACGGCGCTTCGTCGCCGTGGCACCGCGTGGCGTCACGCTGGAGCACGTCAGCGACCGGACCTTGGACGCCCTGCAGCGATGCGTCCGGGAGCTGCTGAACGACCCGAGAACCGTGTGTGCGGAAGCCGGGATCGATCCGGGGCACGCGGAGAAGCTGCTGAGCATCTACGGCACCGACGTCGTCTACGGCTCGACTCTCTACGACGTGGAGGCCGCCGGCCGGAGCCTCGGCAGCAACAACACCGTCGACGGCATCAACGTCGAGCAGCTGACCGGTCAGACCGACTTCGACGAGGTCCGCAACATCCTGGAGCGGTTGGAGAAGCCGGAGGACGCGTTCGAGGACCGCATCCACGTGATCGCCGCCAGCTCGATGCTGTCCCACGGTGTCGACGTCGACCGGCTCAACACGATGGTCATGCTGGGTCTTCCGCTGACCACGGCCGAGTTCATCCAGACCACGGCCCGCGTCGGTCGCCGGTACCCCGGTCTGGTGTACGTCCTCCACAAGATCGGTCGTGAGCGTGACGCCCAGACGTTCCGACACTTCGACAAGTACGTGAGCCAGGGCGACCGGTTCGTCGACGCCATTCCGATCACCCGTCGCAGCAGGCGGGTGCTGGCCCTCACGATGCCCGGTGTGGTGGCGGCGCGGATACTGATGCTCGTGGAGCCGGCCAGCAAGCAGCGGCTGAGCACTCCGCTGAAGCTCCGACAGTACGCTCGCGACGCCGGGCTCACTCCGGCCGACGAAGCGGCGTCGGTCGCAGCGGTCCTCGGGTTCGACGGGCCGGAGGATTCTCTGCACCAGCAGCAGATCGTCGAATGGGTTCAGGAGTGGTTCGCCGACCTTGAGGACCCTGCCAGCAAGGCCAGGTTCATCGGCGAGATCGGCAGCCCGTCTCCGATGACGAGCCTGCGCGACGTCGAAGCCCAGGCCCCGATCCACGACTGA